A genomic segment from Nodularia sphaerocarpa UHCC 0038 encodes:
- a CDS encoding zinc-dependent alcohol dehydrogenase family protein → MKAIVITNFGSPEVLAEQEVEKPTPNKNQVLVKVYATSVNPADCGVRQGFFGPRVKLPAILGYDVSGVVEAVGENVSSFQVGDEVYYAIELLQGDGANAEYHVADASIVAKKPANLTHIEAASVPIAGGTAYAALITRANIKIGETVLIHGGAGGVGTFAIQIAKAAGAYVYTTCGSYDAEFVKSIGADRVIDYRNQDFIDMIMEETGGAGVDVSFTTVGGDVFAKSLMVTKADGRAVTVAGVAGDLNVAMFKNITIHCVHLDRTRPKLDVLRSLIEWGEIKPVVGMIFPLNQVGEAHKRLESGGEGVRGKIVVEVVR, encoded by the coding sequence ATGAAAGCTATAGTCATCACCAACTTTGGAAGTCCTGAAGTTTTAGCAGAACAGGAAGTTGAGAAACCGACACCAAATAAAAATCAAGTTTTGGTCAAAGTTTATGCAACTTCTGTAAATCCCGCCGACTGTGGAGTGCGTCAAGGTTTTTTTGGACCCAGGGTGAAATTACCTGCAATCTTAGGTTACGACGTTTCAGGTGTGGTTGAGGCAGTTGGCGAAAACGTGAGCAGCTTTCAGGTAGGTGATGAAGTTTATTACGCCATCGAACTTTTGCAAGGTGACGGCGCTAATGCAGAATACCATGTCGCAGATGCATCAATTGTTGCTAAAAAACCTGCAAACCTGACTCACATAGAAGCTGCTAGCGTACCTATTGCGGGGGGTACGGCTTATGCAGCACTAATTACCAGAGCAAATATCAAAATCGGTGAAACTGTGCTGATTCATGGCGGTGCAGGCGGTGTGGGTACATTTGCTATCCAAATCGCCAAGGCGGCTGGTGCTTATGTTTACACAACTTGCGGCAGCTATGATGCTGAGTTTGTCAAGTCTATCGGTGCAGACAGAGTGATTGATTACCGCAACCAAGATTTTATCGACATGATCATGGAGGAAACAGGCGGCGCTGGGGTTGATGTCAGTTTTACTACTGTTGGCGGTGATGTTTTCGCTAAAAGTTTGATGGTGACTAAGGCTGATGGTCGTGCTGTGACTGTCGCAGGTGTTGCGGGTGATCTTAATGTTGCCATGTTCAAAAATATTACTATCCACTGCGTACATTTAGATCGCACTCGCCCGAAGCTTGATGTTTTGAGAAGCCTGATTGAATGGGGCGAAATTAAACCTGTTGTGGGGATGATTTTTCCACTCAATCAAGTGGGAGAAGCCCATAAAAGGCTGGAGTCAGGCGGCGAAGGTGTGCGCGGCAAAATTGTTGTGGAAGTAGTTCGATAA
- the trpC gene encoding indole-3-glycerol phosphate synthase TrpC → MNISVVTDGHILEEIVLHKRQEVAQMQQQLPLTALQERLNTAPTVRNFLRALQESSCQPSLIAEVKKASPSRGIIRADFDPVAIAQAYQRGGAACLSVLTDEKFFQGSFDNLRAVRAAVALPLLCKEFIIDPYQIYLARTAGADAVLLIAAILSDTELQDFLSLIHDLGMNALVEVHSLTELDRVLKLENLRLLGINNRNLEDFTVDLHITQQLLRQRQQQLQSLNITVVSESGLHTPADLSFVSEVGARAVLVGESLVKQSNVEQAVRSLLNI, encoded by the coding sequence ATGAATATTTCAGTTGTTACTGATGGTCACATTCTTGAAGAAATTGTTTTGCACAAAAGGCAAGAAGTTGCACAAATGCAGCAACAATTACCTTTAACTGCTTTGCAAGAACGGTTAAATACTGCGCCGACTGTGCGAAATTTCTTGCGTGCTTTACAAGAAAGTTCCTGTCAACCAAGTTTAATTGCTGAGGTTAAAAAGGCTTCACCTAGTCGGGGGATAATTCGGGCTGATTTTGACCCGGTGGCGATCGCACAAGCATACCAACGAGGCGGTGCAGCCTGTCTATCCGTCCTCACCGATGAAAAGTTCTTTCAAGGCAGTTTTGACAATCTCCGGGCTGTGCGGGCTGCTGTAGCACTACCTTTGCTGTGCAAGGAGTTCATCATTGACCCCTACCAAATTTACTTAGCACGGACAGCAGGTGCAGATGCTGTGTTATTAATTGCGGCTATCCTCTCAGATACTGAACTCCAGGACTTTTTGTCACTGATTCACGATTTGGGGATGAATGCATTAGTTGAAGTTCATTCCTTGACGGAATTGGATCGGGTGTTAAAACTGGAAAACCTGCGTTTGCTAGGAATTAACAATCGGAACCTAGAGGATTTTACGGTCGATTTACACATAACTCAGCAACTTTTAAGACAACGCCAGCAACAATTGCAAAGCTTGAATATTACAGTCGTTAGTGAATCAGGATTACACACACCTGCTGATTTATCCTTTGTCTCTGAAGTTGGGGCGCGTGCAGTTTTAGTGGGCGAATCTTTAGTTAAACAAAGCAATGTAGAACAAGCTGTGCGTAGTCTCTTGAATATTTAG
- a CDS encoding anthranilate synthase has translation MIFDSHSYTTLGGVLVSRSVTEVKMDTALEEILFYLNSQRGGLLASSYEYPGRYKRWAIGFVNPPLELTTRDKSFTLTALNERGEILLPLLLERLCQSKELRDIKQTNNQISGLIQSSNQLFAEEERSKQPSAFTVVREILHTFSSQEDEHLGLYGAFGYDLVFQFEPVPQSLERPTNQRDLLLYLPDELIVVDYYLQQAFRLQYEFETAHGITNNLPRTGESIDYRGQRLNPDKTCDHHQGEYAKQVELALDYFRRGDLFEVVPGQNFFEACEAPPSKLFQTLKQINPSPYGFIFNLGGEYLIGASPEMFVRVEGRRIETCPISGTITRGQDALDDADQIRQLLNSHKDEAELTMCTDVDRNDKSRICEPGSVQVIGRRQIELYSHLIHTVDHVEGILRPEFDALDAFLTHTWAVTVTGAPKRAAIQFIEQHERSARRWYGGAVGYLNFNGNLNTGLILRTIRLQDSIAEVRVGATVLYDSIPQAEEQETITKAAALFETIRRARQTDEKAEECNYINLSKCIPNVEPGKRILLIDHEDSFVHTLANYIRQTGASVTTLRHGFAESLLDTERPDLVVLSPGPGRPNDFRVSETVAACISRQIPIFGVCLGLQGIVEAFGGKLGVLNYPQHGKSSRIFVTDTSSVKFKGLPKSFAVGRYHSLFALQEYLPEELKVTAISDDNIIMGIEHRTLPIAAVQFHPESIMTLSGEVGLAIIKNVMLAFTEKSIVISH, from the coding sequence ATGATTTTTGATTCCCATTCCTACACAACTCTTGGTGGTGTACTTGTCTCTCGCTCAGTCACAGAAGTGAAGATGGACACTGCTCTGGAAGAGATTTTATTCTACCTCAATTCTCAGCGTGGAGGCTTGCTTGCTAGCAGCTATGAATACCCAGGGAGATACAAAAGATGGGCAATCGGATTTGTTAATCCACCACTAGAATTAACAACAAGAGACAAAAGTTTTACTTTGACAGCTTTGAATGAGCGAGGAGAAATACTTTTACCATTACTTTTAGAACGCCTTTGTCAATCCAAAGAACTTCGAGATATTAAGCAAACAAATAACCAGATTTCTGGATTAATTCAATCCTCCAACCAATTGTTTGCTGAGGAAGAGCGTAGTAAACAACCTTCAGCATTTACAGTTGTCCGGGAAATTCTCCATACTTTCTCTAGTCAAGAAGATGAGCATTTAGGATTGTATGGTGCATTTGGTTATGACTTGGTTTTCCAGTTTGAGCCAGTTCCCCAAAGTCTAGAACGTCCCACAAATCAGCGAGATTTATTACTTTATCTTCCTGATGAATTGATAGTTGTTGATTATTATCTCCAACAGGCATTTCGACTGCAATATGAGTTTGAAACAGCCCACGGTATTACTAATAATCTTCCTCGCACGGGTGAATCTATTGATTATCGCGGTCAACGCCTGAACCCAGATAAAACTTGTGATCATCATCAGGGTGAATATGCGAAACAAGTTGAATTAGCGCTTGATTATTTCCGCCGGGGCGATTTATTTGAAGTCGTTCCCGGCCAAAACTTTTTTGAAGCCTGTGAAGCGCCTCCTAGTAAACTTTTCCAGACCTTAAAACAAATTAATCCTAGTCCTTATGGATTCATTTTTAATTTAGGTGGAGAATATCTAATTGGTGCATCTCCAGAAATGTTTGTTCGGGTTGAAGGTAGACGCATAGAAACTTGTCCAATTAGTGGTACTATTACCCGTGGACAAGATGCCCTTGATGATGCTGATCAAATTCGTCAGTTACTCAACTCTCACAAAGATGAAGCTGAGTTGACAATGTGTACAGATGTAGATCGTAATGATAAATCTCGAATTTGTGAACCTGGATCTGTACAAGTTATTGGTCGTCGTCAAATTGAATTATATAGCCATTTGATTCATACAGTAGATCATGTTGAAGGCATACTCAGACCAGAATTTGATGCTTTGGATGCCTTTTTAACTCATACCTGGGCGGTTACAGTCACAGGCGCACCCAAAAGAGCCGCAATTCAATTTATTGAACAGCATGAACGTAGCGCTCGACGTTGGTATGGTGGTGCAGTTGGTTACTTGAATTTCAATGGGAATTTAAATACTGGTTTAATTCTGCGAACAATTCGGTTACAAGATTCGATTGCAGAAGTGCGTGTTGGTGCTACTGTTCTTTATGATTCAATTCCACAAGCGGAAGAACAAGAAACAATTACTAAAGCTGCGGCTTTATTTGAAACGATTCGACGGGCTAGACAAACTGATGAAAAAGCCGAGGAATGCAATTACATAAATTTGAGCAAATGTATCCCTAATGTTGAACCTGGAAAACGCATTTTATTAATTGATCATGAAGATTCATTTGTTCACACATTAGCTAATTATATTCGCCAAACTGGTGCTAGTGTGACTACATTACGTCATGGCTTTGCAGAATCGCTATTGGATACAGAACGCCCTGATTTAGTTGTTTTGTCTCCTGGCCCTGGTAGACCAAATGATTTTCGAGTTTCAGAGACTGTCGCCGCCTGTATCAGTCGCCAAATCCCGATTTTTGGAGTTTGTTTGGGACTTCAAGGTATTGTGGAAGCTTTTGGCGGTAAATTAGGAGTTCTCAACTATCCCCAACATGGTAAGTCTTCGCGGATTTTTGTGACTGATACAAGTTCTGTGAAATTCAAAGGTTTACCGAAATCTTTTGCTGTTGGTAGATATCATTCTTTGTTTGCTTTACAGGAATATTTACCAGAAGAATTGAAAGTAACGGCGATTTCTGATGACAATATCATTATGGGTATTGAGCATCGAACTCTTCCTATTGCTGCGGTTCAGTTTCATCCAGAATCAATTATGACTCTTTCGGGCGAGGTGGGTTTGGCAATTATTAAAAATGTCATGCTTGCATTTACTGAAAAGAGCATAGTTATTAGTCATTAG
- a CDS encoding alkaline phosphatase family protein produces the protein MKKTVILNIVGLTPNLIGEHTPFLFHWAKQGKIAPIDPVLPAVTCTAQATYLTGKLPKEHGIVGNGWYFRDECEVKFWRQSNKLIQAPKIWEIAKEIDPNFTCANLFWWYNMYSSVDYAITPRPMYPADGRKIPDIYTQPGELRLSLQKHLGQFPLFNFWGPKTSIRATQWIAESAKWTEKHCHPTLTLVYLPHLDYCLQKYGADVNKVAEDLQEIDAVCGDLIQYYENRGAQVIVLSEYGITSVTKPIHLNRMLRENGLLSVREELGREILDAGASKAFAVADHQIAHVYVNDPFYIPKVRSLLEETAGIAYVLDETNKPEQHLNHPRSGELVAVAQPDAWFTYYYWLEDNRAPDFARTVDIHRKPGYDPVELFLDPQIKFPNLKIALKLLKKQLGFRYLMDVIPLDADLVRGSHGCIPTSTNEGPLLITQQTNLLDSSSIKAIDVCQLILRHLMENSNN, from the coding sequence ATGAAAAAAACTGTAATTTTGAACATAGTAGGATTAACACCCAACCTAATAGGTGAGCATACCCCCTTCCTTTTCCATTGGGCAAAACAAGGAAAAATAGCACCCATAGACCCCGTATTACCCGCAGTTACCTGTACAGCCCAAGCCACCTACCTCACAGGAAAACTACCTAAAGAGCATGGAATAGTCGGTAATGGTTGGTACTTCCGAGACGAGTGTGAAGTTAAATTTTGGAGACAATCCAACAAACTCATACAAGCGCCCAAAATTTGGGAAATAGCCAAAGAAATAGATCCCAACTTTACCTGCGCCAACTTATTTTGGTGGTATAATATGTACTCTTCAGTAGATTATGCCATCACTCCCCGACCGATGTATCCAGCCGATGGGAGAAAAATCCCTGATATATATACGCAACCGGGAGAATTGCGTTTATCACTGCAAAAACACTTAGGTCAGTTTCCTCTATTCAACTTCTGGGGACCTAAGACATCAATTCGGGCTACCCAATGGATTGCAGAATCAGCAAAGTGGACAGAAAAACATTGTCACCCCACGCTGACACTCGTCTATTTACCACATCTTGACTACTGCTTACAAAAATATGGTGCTGATGTCAATAAAGTAGCAGAAGATTTACAAGAAATTGATGCAGTTTGTGGGGATTTGATTCAATACTATGAAAATCGTGGCGCTCAAGTTATCGTTTTGTCAGAATATGGAATTACATCAGTGACAAAACCGATTCATTTAAATCGGATGCTGCGGGAAAATGGTTTGCTGAGTGTGCGGGAAGAACTGGGAAGAGAAATTTTAGATGCTGGTGCGAGTAAAGCCTTTGCAGTTGCTGACCATCAAATTGCTCATGTTTATGTTAATGATCCATTTTATATTCCCAAGGTGCGATCGCTCTTAGAAGAAACCGCAGGAATTGCTTATGTATTAGATGAAACCAACAAGCCAGAGCAACATCTCAATCATCCTAGATCAGGAGAATTAGTAGCAGTAGCTCAACCAGATGCGTGGTTTACTTATTATTACTGGCTAGAGGATAACCGCGCCCCTGATTTTGCCAGAACAGTAGATATTCATCGTAAACCAGGTTATGACCCTGTAGAACTGTTCCTAGACCCGCAAATTAAATTTCCTAACTTAAAAATTGCCCTGAAACTGTTAAAAAAACAACTAGGTTTTCGTTACTTGATGGATGTGATTCCTTTAGATGCTGACTTAGTACGTGGATCTCACGGTTGTATTCCTACTTCTACTAATGAAGGACCTTTATTGATTACTCAACAAACTAACTTGCTTGACTCTTCATCAATCAAAGCTATCGATGTTTGTCAATTAATCCTCAGACATTTAATGGAAAATAGTAATAATTAA